In Necator americanus strain Aroian chromosome IV, whole genome shotgun sequence, the following proteins share a genomic window:
- a CDS encoding hypothetical protein (NECATOR_CHRIV.G16288.T1): MKLLLKIKQDGLGYVKGRHTVAKMRIAARCSSQRVKTDATALRCASLDIQMNHRGLSNGGRTRLEEEILENYIVLLESIHSCWGGE; the protein is encoded by the exons atgaagcTGTTGTTGAAGATCAaacaggatgggctcggatatgttaaaggacgacacaccgttgcgaagatgcggatagccgcCCGCTGttcaagtcaa CGCGTCAAAACGGACGCTACGGCGCTCCGTTGCGCATCGTTGGACATCCAAATGAACCATCGTGGACTCAGCAATGGAGGTCGTACAAGGTTGGAGGAAGAGATCCTGGAAAATTACATCGTTCTTCTTGAAAGCATTCATAGCTGCTGGGGTGGTGAATAA
- a CDS encoding hypothetical protein (NECATOR_CHRIV.G16287.T1) encodes MDVFSVKSPRQSYHISDTNVVTWLRSVSHFNNFHSVNHWKIRARQEAYRPTSLKSSFPMSQKTIDASDRR; translated from the exons ATGGACGTGTTCAGCGTAAAATCTCCTAGGCAATCTTATCATATCAGTGACACAAATGTAGTTACATGGCTGAGAAGTGTTTCTCATTTTAATAACTTTCACTCTGTAAACCACTGGAAGATTC GCGCTCGGCAAGAAGCCTATCGGCCAACATCACTTAAAAGCAGCTTTCCGATGTCACAGAAGACCATCGATGCGAGTGACAGAAGGTAG
- a CDS encoding hypothetical protein (NECATOR_CHRIV.G16286.T1): MTSSTIVLGIGFDVFIVASGEFLMKRARALHTYEVQSQWKSKVKSIEKNQKAVTHVMQLGAIPVLAPPRSQAVYVVIGRCRLLSVSREYKMPLCLTFIDLKKAFDSVKTEAVVEALDNQGVPSQYMKVLRELYSNFTIGILPSDKNIIIEIPSRNLRNAKVEMGRHGSGASAKRNEFDETCGCIGLHLNLQKTMLISNGWVSDAPFTLNGTNISECTSYVYLGRELNMRDDLTSELGRRRRAAWGAYKGIEDVLKENLARVHLFNITVLPALTYASEACAFGKQEENSMSVIERAIERVVPGVSHSTQALGKKPIGQHHLKAAFRCHRRPSMRVTEGSIHAQYPPWNRNMDGTRNGFHVASHLVPSTYRGNSSSTSSRRLFEDRQHFGRSISPSRPPTITEHRFEPQSPPRRLPGTFEYGYTYGSRSYRHDQTTFLGTPRLHTRYQPDHINYRHVNRSLHEPRRRQFSPFIPFQRHPDKYNREQAHEEKFGYRGVNNTENCRPREFPVNHDWDDAQALHNLTTPTVYSAGALVIWKENGYYGFLCDKNTLYGNLHFFADLSTVAVEEDNKVLGELPSDRIQRGHRVEIEAEFLEPDLSDPDTHHLIYVRKLLKIGSEASLERIQSETLVPLTKRKPSPYFRALSETGDLVYVHPSILVAQSLLEFMKQRLSTCRPPYVEDALSVICSNRAVRGDVTVAPRWMGDSIGRLCNFKRILLTCEPHGDVVHGYGTLVKVVPNSSITIRPCNGDDPVFCSLLSVPLESKTSYKIGDNVRYTACLDLPNSTYKWRCLGIARISRIEMVNEPKGLRNAENVAVAVDLRTKPDLTNCEEDLKEKKVDEILIQFDSEEAKQKHYITENENLDRLTVKNTKDFPVSRPLGYPAEANDPIPLCLNECPKKVFRYGDEPHCHFTIRDDVERSQYANFLPLYKSMEDFLLRHKRRRDKHHRRRHQDGTTLKPAVPQKTLDTVEKTDVSPTNAEDKEELRPSTNRFHFVGIGDDITQLFATKVQQNPSPQEQPTSVLRYSSGWWYRRTMPRIYPTVVIAEYITCRDKEKDCNENINVHKLTKTITIRNSGESIDDCLYVDHAQKTDVDLIVVENKNEEPNIMTLLQNDQIINNFFGPLLRKLPKS, translated from the exons ATGACGTCCTCAACTATTGTACTCGGGATCGGTTTCGATGTGTTTATCGTTGCCAGCGGCGAATTTCTCATGAAGAGAGCACGAGCACTTCACACCTACGAGGTTCAATCACAGTG GAAATCAAAAGTCAAATCAATCGAAAAGAATCAAAAGGCCGTGACGCATGTGATGCAACTCGGTGCTATACCAGTCTTGGCTCCGCCTCGAAGTCAAGCGGTCTACGTTGTGATTGGTCGGTGCCGCCTGCTTAGT gtatcacgagagtacaagatgccgctctgtcttaccttcatcgacttgaagaaggccttcgactcagttaagacggaagcggtcgtagAAGCCTtagacaaccaaggcgtcccttcTCAGTACAtgaaggtacttcgagagttgtacagtaacttcacgatcGGAATTTTGCCATCcgacaagaatatcatcattgag ATACCCTCGAGAAACCTCCGCAATGCGAAGGTTgaaatgggacgacatgggagtggag catcagccaagcgcaacgaattcgacgaaacatgtggatgcatcggtcttcaccTGAATCTCCAAAAGACGATGCTCATAagtaacggatgggtctcggatgccccattcacgctcaacggaacgaacatatccgaatgcaccagctacgtttatctgggtcgggaattgaacatgaggGACGACCTGACCTctgagctgggcaggaggagacgagcggcttggggagcttATAAGGGTATCGAGGATGTATTGAAGGAAAACCTGGCCCGtgttcacctcttcaacatcaccgtacttcctgctttgacctatgcttcggaagcCTGTGCATTtggcaagcaggaagaaaattcgaTGAGCGTCATTGagcgcgcaattgagagagtggtGCCAGGAGTATCCCATtccacgcaa GCGCTCGGCAAGAAGCCTATCGGCCAACATCACTTAAAAGCAGCTTTCCGATGTCACAGAAGACCATCGATGCGAGTGACAGAAGGTAGCATTCATGCGCAGTATCCACCATGGAACAGAAATATGGATGGGACAAG AAATGGCTTCCACGTTGCATCTCATTTGGTACCATCTACATATCGTGGTAACTCGTCTTCAACATCTTCTAGACGTTTGTTTGAAGATAGGCAACACTTTGGGCGTTCAATATCACCGTCACGTCCGCCAACAATCACTGAACATCGCTTTGAGCCTCAATCTCCTCCACGTCGTCTTCCCg GAACGTTCGAGTATGGCTATACATATGGAAGCAGGAGTTACAGGCATGATCAAACAACGTTTCTCGGTACACCTAGATTACACACGCGTTATCAGCCGGATCATATCAATTATAG ACATGTTAATCGGTCGCTCCACGAACCTCGTCGCCGGCAATTCTCACCGTTTATCCCGTTCCAACGACATCCGGATAAGTATAACAGGGAACAAGCACATGAGGAAAAGTTTGGTTACCGAG GTGTTAACAACACCGAGAACTGTCGACCTCGTGAATTCCCTGTGAATCACGATTGGGATGACGCCCAAGCATTGCATAATCTGACTACGCCAACCG TATACTCAGCAGGCGCTTTGgtaatttggaaagaaaatggcTATTATGGTTTCTTATGTGATAAGAACACCCTTTATGGGAATCTACACTTTTTCGCCGATCTCAGCACTGTCGCGGTTGAAGAGGATAATAAAGTACTTGGGGAGTTGCCTTCGGATCGAATTCAACGAGGACATCGA GTCGAAATTGAAGCGGAATTTCTCGAACCTGACCTTTCAGACCCGGATACTCATCATCTAATATATGTTAGGAAACTTTTGAAGATAGGAAGCG AAGCCAGTTTGGAGCGTATACAATCAGAAACCCTTGTTCCACTAACAAAGAGGAAACCGTCGCCATATTTTAGGGCACTGAGTGAG ACAGGTGATCTCGTCTATGTCCATCCATCAATCCTTGTCGCACAGTCATTGCTGGAGTTCATGAAGCAACGTTTATCAACTTGCCGTCCCCCGTACGTTGAG GACGCGTTGAGCGTGATCTGCTCAAATCGAGCTGTACGAGGTGACGTCACTGTTGCACCAAGATGGATGGGTGATTCTATCGGTCGACTGTGTAATTTTAAACGGATTCTTCTCACGTGTGAACCTCATGGTGATGTTGTACATGGTTATGGAACGTTGGTCAAG GTTGTGCCAAATAGCAGCATAACGATACGACCATGCAATGGTGACGATCCGGTTTTTTGCTCACTGCTCAGTGTTCCTTTAGAGTCGAAG ACATCCTATAAAATCGGCGATAATGTACGATACACAGCTTGTCTGGACCTACCGAATTCCACCTACAAATGGAGATGTCTTGGGATTGCAAGGATCTCCAGGATCGAGATGGTTAACGAACCCAAAGGA CTTAGAAACGCGGAGAACGTTGCTGTAGCGGTAGACCTTCGCACAAAACCAGACCTAACAAACTGTGAGGAGgatttgaaggagaaaaaagttgatgaAATTCTCATTCAGTTCGATTCGGAAGAagcgaaacaaaaacattacattacagaaaacgaaaatttagACAG GTTAACCGTGAAAAATACGAAGGATTTCCCTGTGTCCCGCCCTCTTGGCTATCCTGCTGAGGCCAATGACCCGATTCCGTTATGCCTCAATGAATGTCCGAAAAAAGTGTTTAG ATATGGTGATGAACCGCATTGTCATTTCACCATACGCGATGATGTGGAGCGAAGCCAATACGCGAACTTTTTACCGCTCTATAAAAGTATGGAGGATTTCTTGCTGAGGCATAAACGACGTCGTG ATAAACACCATCGTCGACGACATCAAGATGGAACCACTTTAAAACCAGCAGTTCCACAGAAAACCCTGGACACAGTTGAAAAAACGGATGTTTCTCCAACGAATGCTGAAGATAAAGAAGAGTTGAGACCATCTACGAACAGATTTCATTTCGTAG GGATTGGTGATGATATTAcccaactatttgcaacaaaaGTGCAACAAAACCCATCTCCTCAGGAACAGCCCACTTCAGTTCTACGATATTCTAGCGGA TGGTGGTATCGTCGCACTATGCCGCGTATTTACCCGACAGTAGTTATTGCCGAATACATCACATGTCGCGATAAAGAGAAGGACTGCAATGAAAATATCAATGTTCACAAATTAACGAAGACGATAACCATACGTAAT TCAGGCGAATCCATTGACGATTGCCTTTATGTGGATCATGCACAGAAAACAGATGTCGATCTaattgttgtggaaaataagaatgaaGAGCCGAATATTATGACATTGTTGCAAAATGACCAG ataatcAACAATTTCTTTGGACCATTGCTTAGGAAGCTCCCGAAATCCTAG
- a CDS encoding hypothetical protein (NECATOR_CHRIV.G16286.T2) — MEQKYGWDKKWLPRCISFDRQHFGRSISPSRPPTITEHRFEPQSPPRRLPGTFEYGYTYGSRSYRHDQTTFLGTPRLHTRYQPDHINYRHVNRSLHEPRRRQFSPFIPFQRHPDKYNREQAHEEKFGYRGVNNTENCRPREFPVNHDWDDAQALHNLTTPTVYSAGALVIWKENGYYGFLCDKNTLYGNLHFFADLSTVAVEEDNKVLGELPSDRIQRGHRVEIEAEFLEPDLSDPDTHHLIYVRKLLKIGSEASLERIQSETLVPLTKRKPSPYFRALSETGDLVYVHPSILVAQSLLEFMKQRLSTCRPPYVEDALSVICSNRAVRGDVTVAPRWMGDSIGRLCNFKRILLTCEPHGDVVHGYGTLVKVVPNSSITIRPCNGDDPVFCSLLSVPLESKTSYKIGDNVRYTACLDLPNSTYKWRCLGIARISRIEMVNEPKGLRNAENVAVAVDLRTKPDLTNCEEDLKEKKVDEILIQFDSEEAKQKHYITENENLDRLTVKNTKDFPVSRPLGYPAEANDPIPLCLNECPKKVFRYGDEPHCHFTIRDDVERSQYANFLPLYKSMEDFLLRHKRRRDKHHRRRHQDGTTLKPAVPQKTLDTVEKTDVSPTNAEDKEELRPSTNRFHFVGIGDDITQLFATKVQQNPSPQEQPTSVLRYSSGWWYRRTMPRIYPTVVIAEYITCRDKEKDCNENINVHKLTKTITIRNSGESIDDCLYVDHAQKTDVDLIVVENKNEEPNIMTLLQNDQIINNFFGPLLRKLPKS, encoded by the exons ATGGAACAGAAATATGGATGGGACAAG AAATGGCTTCCACGTTGCATCTCATTTG ATAGGCAACACTTTGGGCGTTCAATATCACCGTCACGTCCGCCAACAATCACTGAACATCGCTTTGAGCCTCAATCTCCTCCACGTCGTCTTCCCg GAACGTTCGAGTATGGCTATACATATGGAAGCAGGAGTTACAGGCATGATCAAACAACGTTTCTCGGTACACCTAGATTACACACGCGTTATCAGCCGGATCATATCAATTATAG ACATGTTAATCGGTCGCTCCACGAACCTCGTCGCCGGCAATTCTCACCGTTTATCCCGTTCCAACGACATCCGGATAAGTATAACAGGGAACAAGCACATGAGGAAAAGTTTGGTTACCGAG GTGTTAACAACACCGAGAACTGTCGACCTCGTGAATTCCCTGTGAATCACGATTGGGATGACGCCCAAGCATTGCATAATCTGACTACGCCAACCG TATACTCAGCAGGCGCTTTGgtaatttggaaagaaaatggcTATTATGGTTTCTTATGTGATAAGAACACCCTTTATGGGAATCTACACTTTTTCGCCGATCTCAGCACTGTCGCGGTTGAAGAGGATAATAAAGTACTTGGGGAGTTGCCTTCGGATCGAATTCAACGAGGACATCGA GTCGAAATTGAAGCGGAATTTCTCGAACCTGACCTTTCAGACCCGGATACTCATCATCTAATATATGTTAGGAAACTTTTGAAGATAGGAAGCG AAGCCAGTTTGGAGCGTATACAATCAGAAACCCTTGTTCCACTAACAAAGAGGAAACCGTCGCCATATTTTAGGGCACTGAGTGAG ACAGGTGATCTCGTCTATGTCCATCCATCAATCCTTGTCGCACAGTCATTGCTGGAGTTCATGAAGCAACGTTTATCAACTTGCCGTCCCCCGTACGTTGAG GACGCGTTGAGCGTGATCTGCTCAAATCGAGCTGTACGAGGTGACGTCACTGTTGCACCAAGATGGATGGGTGATTCTATCGGTCGACTGTGTAATTTTAAACGGATTCTTCTCACGTGTGAACCTCATGGTGATGTTGTACATGGTTATGGAACGTTGGTCAAG GTTGTGCCAAATAGCAGCATAACGATACGACCATGCAATGGTGACGATCCGGTTTTTTGCTCACTGCTCAGTGTTCCTTTAGAGTCGAAG ACATCCTATAAAATCGGCGATAATGTACGATACACAGCTTGTCTGGACCTACCGAATTCCACCTACAAATGGAGATGTCTTGGGATTGCAAGGATCTCCAGGATCGAGATGGTTAACGAACCCAAAGGA CTTAGAAACGCGGAGAACGTTGCTGTAGCGGTAGACCTTCGCACAAAACCAGACCTAACAAACTGTGAGGAGgatttgaaggagaaaaaagttgatgaAATTCTCATTCAGTTCGATTCGGAAGAagcgaaacaaaaacattacattacagaaaacgaaaatttagACAG GTTAACCGTGAAAAATACGAAGGATTTCCCTGTGTCCCGCCCTCTTGGCTATCCTGCTGAGGCCAATGACCCGATTCCGTTATGCCTCAATGAATGTCCGAAAAAAGTGTTTAG ATATGGTGATGAACCGCATTGTCATTTCACCATACGCGATGATGTGGAGCGAAGCCAATACGCGAACTTTTTACCGCTCTATAAAAGTATGGAGGATTTCTTGCTGAGGCATAAACGACGTCGTG ATAAACACCATCGTCGACGACATCAAGATGGAACCACTTTAAAACCAGCAGTTCCACAGAAAACCCTGGACACAGTTGAAAAAACGGATGTTTCTCCAACGAATGCTGAAGATAAAGAAGAGTTGAGACCATCTACGAACAGATTTCATTTCGTAG GGATTGGTGATGATATTAcccaactatttgcaacaaaaGTGCAACAAAACCCATCTCCTCAGGAACAGCCCACTTCAGTTCTACGATATTCTAGCGGA TGGTGGTATCGTCGCACTATGCCGCGTATTTACCCGACAGTAGTTATTGCCGAATACATCACATGTCGCGATAAAGAGAAGGACTGCAATGAAAATATCAATGTTCACAAATTAACGAAGACGATAACCATACGTAAT TCAGGCGAATCCATTGACGATTGCCTTTATGTGGATCATGCACAGAAAACAGATGTCGATCTaattgttgtggaaaataagaatgaaGAGCCGAATATTATGACATTGTTGCAAAATGACCAG ataatcAACAATTTCTTTGGACCATTGCTTAGGAAGCTCCCGAAATCCTAG
- a CDS encoding hypothetical protein (NECATOR_CHRIV.G16286.T3) produces MTSRQWRDIRNINSALVHGTTTIAGSLVPQKKTIGHAPQEDDEKTKGGANAGPSSWTDESKILKQAPGKSKVKSIEKNQKAVTHVMQLGAIPVLAPPRSQAVYVVIGRCRLLSVSREYKMPLCLTFIDLKKAFDSVKTEAVVEALDNQGVPSQYMKVLRELYSNFTIGILPSDKNIIIEIPSRNLRNAKVEMGRHGSGASAKRNEFDETCGCIGLHLNLQKTMLISNGWVSDAPFTLNGTNISECTSYVYLGRELNMRDDLTSELGRRRRAAWGAYKGIEDVLKENLARVHLFNITVLPALTYASEACAFGKQEENSMSVIERAIERVVPGVSHSTQVRDGIQSCLLRQ; encoded by the exons ATGACGTCGCGGCAGTGGAGAGACATCCGCAACATCAACAGCGCATTGGTGCACGGCACCACTACCATCGCAGGTTCGCTCGTTCCTCAGAAGAAGACAATCGGACATGCACCTCAAGAAG ATGATGAAAAGACAAAAGGAGGAGCGAATGCTGGACCTTCTTCATGGACGGACGAGAGCAAGATTCTGAAACAAGCCCCTGG GAAATCAAAAGTCAAATCAATCGAAAAGAATCAAAAGGCCGTGACGCATGTGATGCAACTCGGTGCTATACCAGTCTTGGCTCCGCCTCGAAGTCAAGCGGTCTACGTTGTGATTGGTCGGTGCCGCCTGCTTAGT gtatcacgagagtacaagatgccgctctgtcttaccttcatcgacttgaagaaggccttcgactcagttaagacggaagcggtcgtagAAGCCTtagacaaccaaggcgtcccttcTCAGTACAtgaaggtacttcgagagttgtacagtaacttcacgatcGGAATTTTGCCATCcgacaagaatatcatcattgag ATACCCTCGAGAAACCTCCGCAATGCGAAGGTTgaaatgggacgacatgggagtggag catcagccaagcgcaacgaattcgacgaaacatgtggatgcatcggtcttcaccTGAATCTCCAAAAGACGATGCTCATAagtaacggatgggtctcggatgccccattcacgctcaacggaacgaacatatccgaatgcaccagctacgtttatctgggtcgggaattgaacatgaggGACGACCTGACCTctgagctgggcaggaggagacgagcggcttggggagcttATAAGGGTATCGAGGATGTATTGAAGGAAAACCTGGCCCGtgttcacctcttcaacatcaccgtacttcctgctttgacctatgcttcggaagcCTGTGCATTtggcaagcaggaagaaaattcgaTGAGCGTCATTGagcgcgcaattgagagagtggtGCCAGGAGTATCCCATtccacgcaagtgagggacgggattcaaAGCTGTCTTCTACGTCAGTGA